One window from the genome of Cumulibacter soli encodes:
- the dctP gene encoding TRAP transporter substrate-binding protein DctP produces MLAALVMTLGMTSACSSSVVNEDGTITLRLVSGLSSQHGWYVGTVEPWMDRVVELTDGKVEFETFTGGELIETPEESEAIMNGAADVALMMPIYSPDQFPLSEVTMLPLQYSDPMIMTTAWQALLQSDVELDNGKTFYESMFGEKGMKVWPVGEGGAYAISTTGKTLESVDDVESLALRTPSRIQEMYAANTNFSSVTMPAVEMFDALSKGAFDGAFYSIADWSGYGFQDLFTYTVTDINFGHFNGLIGMSEETWNELPADVQDAMEQALQEVIFDGAQLWVDRQAEMIEYSEANGGTFKSFHDLPADVQDKMLGGINQTWTDYVTTLEDQGEPGESLAKLWSELIVEAGGEVPEGIDVLQ; encoded by the coding sequence ATGCTGGCCGCCCTGGTCATGACATTAGGCATGACCAGCGCCTGCAGCAGTTCGGTAGTTAATGAGGACGGAACCATAACGCTGCGGCTGGTGTCCGGGTTGAGCAGCCAGCACGGCTGGTATGTCGGCACGGTCGAGCCGTGGATGGATCGGGTCGTAGAGCTGACCGACGGCAAGGTGGAGTTTGAAACCTTCACCGGCGGTGAGTTGATCGAGACCCCCGAAGAGAGCGAAGCGATCATGAATGGCGCGGCAGACGTCGCGTTGATGATGCCGATCTACTCCCCGGATCAATTCCCGCTCAGCGAAGTGACGATGCTGCCGCTGCAGTACTCCGATCCGATGATCATGACGACAGCCTGGCAAGCCCTGCTGCAGAGTGACGTGGAACTGGACAACGGCAAGACCTTCTACGAGTCGATGTTCGGCGAGAAGGGTATGAAGGTGTGGCCCGTCGGCGAGGGTGGCGCGTACGCCATCTCGACCACTGGTAAGACACTGGAATCTGTCGACGACGTCGAGAGCCTGGCGCTACGCACGCCGTCCCGGATTCAGGAGATGTACGCCGCCAACACCAACTTCTCCTCGGTCACCATGCCGGCGGTTGAGATGTTCGATGCGTTGAGCAAGGGCGCTTTCGATGGCGCGTTCTACAGCATCGCCGATTGGTCCGGCTACGGATTCCAAGACCTCTTCACCTACACCGTCACAGATATCAACTTCGGTCACTTCAACGGGCTGATCGGGATGTCCGAGGAAACCTGGAACGAACTGCCCGCCGACGTACAGGACGCGATGGAGCAGGCGTTGCAAGAGGTGATCTTCGATGGCGCGCAACTGTGGGTTGACCGGCAGGCAGAGATGATCGAGTACTCCGAAGCCAACGGTGGCACGTTCAAGTCCTTCCATGACCTCCCCGCGGACGTCCAGGACAAGATGCTGGGCGGAATCAACCAGACGTGGACCGACTATGTGACCACTCTGGAGGACCAAGGCGAACCAGGTGAGTCACTGGCGAAGTTGTGGTCCGAGCTCATCGTCGAGGCCGGTGGCGAAGTTCCGGAGGGTATCGATGTCCTCCAATAA